In Desulfofundulus kuznetsovii DSM 6115, the following are encoded in one genomic region:
- a CDS encoding MoaD/ThiS family protein, whose translation MSTNRLRLSEIVYTAGGVWAIEVKVELKGYLSRYAPTAAVNGRFSLEVPPGSTVKNVLEKVHLSENYAGLVLINGQKARMLDRLHQDDTVTIFPVVAGG comes from the coding sequence GTGAGCACGAACCGGCTGCGGCTTTCTGAAATTGTTTATACCGCGGGAGGTGTCTGGGCCATCGAGGTAAAGGTTGAACTGAAGGGCTACCTTTCCCGCTATGCCCCTACGGCCGCCGTAAACGGGCGGTTTAGTCTGGAGGTTCCGCCTGGCTCTACCGTAAAGAATGTGCTGGAAAAAGTCCATTTATCGGAAAATTACGCCGGCCTGGTTTTAATAAACGGCCAGAAAGCCAGGATGCTGGACCGGTTGCATCAGGACGACACTGTTACCATCTTCCCGGTGGTGGCAGGAGGATAG
- a CDS encoding aldehyde ferredoxin oxidoreductase C-terminal domain-containing protein → MLQEYYALRGWDRNSRPCAQQLQELGWA, encoded by the coding sequence ATGTTGCAGGAATACTATGCCTTGCGTGGTTGGGACCGGAACAGCCGGCCCTGTGCTCAACAGTTGCAGGAATTGGGGTGGGCATGA
- a CDS encoding Glu/Leu/Phe/Val family dehydrogenase, whose translation MTGVNPFASAQQEIKRAVSRLGLHPAVYEVLKQPLRELTVVIPVEMDDGTVRVFTGYRVQHNSALGPAKGGIRFHPDVTLEEVKALAMWMTFKCAVVGLPYGGGKGGVVCNPKELSPGELERLSRGYVRAVAEILGPEKDIPAPDVYTNPRIMAWMMDEFSRYKGYNEFGVITGKPLIVGGSAGRNEATARGCAIVVREAAKMLGIPLAGATVAVQGFGNAGSIVARLLHEMGCRIVAVVDSTGGACNTAGMDPVKLREHKTKTGSVKGFPGSKPISSTELLTLDCDILVPAALENQITASVAGQVRAKIVAEAANGPTTPEGDRILNQKGIFVIPDILASAGGVTVSYFEWVQNNMGYYWTEEEVNRRLEEIMVRGFHEVVSMRKLGRGVDMRLAAYMVAVKRVAEAMEVRGWLGRAARMTAPRVEAALA comes from the coding sequence ATGACCGGGGTAAATCCCTTTGCCAGCGCGCAGCAGGAGATCAAGCGGGCGGTGAGCCGTTTGGGCCTGCACCCGGCAGTGTATGAAGTTTTAAAGCAGCCTTTAAGGGAGCTCACCGTGGTCATTCCGGTGGAAATGGACGACGGGACCGTTCGCGTTTTTACCGGTTACCGGGTTCAGCATAACAGCGCTTTGGGACCGGCAAAGGGCGGCATACGTTTTCATCCTGACGTTACCCTGGAAGAAGTGAAAGCGCTGGCCATGTGGATGACCTTCAAATGTGCGGTGGTGGGCCTGCCTTACGGAGGGGGTAAAGGCGGGGTGGTATGCAATCCCAAAGAACTTTCGCCCGGCGAACTGGAGAGGTTGAGCCGGGGCTACGTGCGGGCTGTTGCAGAGATTTTAGGTCCCGAAAAAGATATCCCGGCGCCGGATGTGTATACCAATCCCCGGATCATGGCCTGGATGATGGATGAATTCAGCCGCTATAAAGGGTACAACGAGTTTGGTGTTATTACCGGCAAACCGCTGATCGTGGGCGGATCGGCGGGCCGCAATGAAGCCACCGCCCGGGGGTGTGCCATTGTAGTGCGGGAGGCGGCCAAGATGCTGGGGATACCCCTGGCCGGGGCTACGGTGGCCGTACAGGGTTTCGGAAACGCCGGCAGCATTGTGGCCCGGCTGCTGCACGAAATGGGCTGCCGCATTGTCGCCGTTGTGGATTCCACCGGCGGGGCCTGTAATACCGCCGGCATGGACCCGGTAAAACTGCGTGAGCATAAGACAAAAACCGGTTCTGTAAAGGGTTTCCCCGGCAGCAAACCCATTTCCTCCACCGAACTGCTCACCCTGGACTGCGATATTCTGGTGCCGGCGGCGCTGGAAAACCAGATTACCGCCAGTGTGGCCGGGCAGGTCAGGGCAAAGATTGTGGCCGAGGCGGCCAACGGCCCCACCACACCGGAAGGCGACCGGATATTGAATCAAAAGGGAATTTTTGTCATACCTGATATCCTGGCCAGTGCGGGAGGGGTTACGGTCTCCTACTTTGAATGGGTGCAAAACAACATGGGATATTACTGGACTGAGGAAGAGGTAAACCGCCGTCTTGAGGAAATTATGGTGCGCGGTTTTCATGAAGTGGTGTCCATGCGCAAGCTGGGCAGGGGTGTGGATATGCGCCTGGCTGCCTACATGGTGGCGGTCAAGAGGGTGGCCGAGGCTATGGAAGTGCGCGGTTGGCTGGGCAGGGCGGCCCGCATGACCGCACCGCGGGTGGAGGCTGCGCTGGCCTGA
- a CDS encoding copper amine oxidase N-terminal domain-containing protein, with protein sequence MMLSRSKPKFKLFIFLLLAITAIIFLVAGTAFAEKVVRLVVDGKEISPDVPPQLIDGRAVAPVKEVAEALGAKVAWDAGSRTVKVVAGDWLGQLAGSLARAGDEFKPAPDVKGEVKKLWRVGEHRFLLEHVWNMDYSYFLCDAETGEKDLIVDFMENARFKEARNNELVFVAKGGGDCGDYSFPYLLRYDVENKKLSREELYLTRSVAFGASGAWEHVFKGVSLKDGAVALELAVAPEQVLAGGHKRPFTVVDRRHDGLTVRIYGVRCPKSSEGELKPDHPLIERISWRALPAQEPVANEDLLKEDFPYGAALKSAAIQGPSLLVGIDTRGEPAYNIDTSSTRDLKLIYTVKFK encoded by the coding sequence ATGATGTTGTCTAGATCTAAGCCCAAGTTTAAGTTATTTATCTTCTTACTGCTGGCGATAACCGCAATAATTTTCCTGGTTGCAGGAACGGCCTTTGCCGAAAAGGTCGTCAGGCTCGTGGTAGACGGTAAGGAAATCAGCCCGGACGTCCCGCCCCAGCTAATTGACGGGCGTGCCGTGGCGCCGGTCAAGGAGGTTGCCGAAGCCCTGGGGGCGAAGGTAGCCTGGGATGCCGGAAGCCGGACCGTAAAAGTGGTTGCCGGCGATTGGCTTGGGCAGTTAGCCGGGTCCCTTGCCCGGGCCGGAGACGAGTTCAAGCCCGCGCCGGACGTGAAAGGAGAAGTGAAAAAGCTCTGGCGGGTGGGCGAGCACCGTTTTTTACTGGAGCACGTCTGGAATATGGATTACAGTTACTTCCTTTGCGACGCAGAGACGGGCGAAAAAGATTTGATCGTCGATTTTATGGAAAACGCGCGATTCAAAGAAGCCCGGAATAACGAACTTGTCTTTGTCGCCAAAGGAGGCGGTGATTGCGGCGATTACAGCTTCCCCTACCTTTTGCGCTACGATGTGGAAAACAAAAAATTGTCCCGGGAAGAGTTATACCTTACGCGCTCCGTCGCTTTCGGGGCGAGCGGAGCCTGGGAGCACGTTTTTAAAGGCGTAAGCTTAAAAGACGGAGCGGTGGCCCTGGAGCTGGCCGTTGCCCCGGAGCAGGTGCTGGCCGGAGGGCATAAAAGGCCTTTTACTGTCGTTGACCGCCGGCACGACGGTTTAACCGTCCGCATCTACGGCGTGCGTTGTCCAAAAAGCAGCGAGGGCGAGCTCAAACCTGATCACCCGCTAATTGAAAGGATTTCCTGGCGGGCGCTGCCGGCTCAAGAACCGGTCGCAAATGAGGACCTTTTGAAGGAAGATTTTCCTTACGGGGCCGCCCTGAAAAGCGCTGCCATCCAGGGACCCTCCCTATTGGTTGGGATAGACACAAGAGGTGAGCCGGCCTACAACATTGATACCAGCAGCACCCGGGACCTCAAGCTGATCTATACCGTGAAATTTAAATAG
- a CDS encoding YidH family protein: MNGKGREKEEQESDRIGDRQHIQEHLANERTFLSWIRTAVAILAFGFVVEKFSFYLRVLEWQAGMVSAPSKGSAAYLGIGSSIMAGLVVILAAVRYRQTRYQINQGTYRHSLTADMLLAAMLLLVTILVIIFLFHFCYQLLSSSDKSDSKSSSRSPRGRASPPARLTGQADRGLLESRPKQ, from the coding sequence TTGAACGGAAAAGGCAGGGAAAAAGAAGAGCAAGAAAGCGACCGTATCGGCGACCGGCAACACATCCAGGAACACCTAGCCAACGAGCGCACCTTCCTGTCCTGGATCCGTACAGCCGTGGCCATTCTGGCTTTTGGTTTTGTCGTTGAAAAATTTTCGTTCTATTTACGAGTGCTTGAATGGCAGGCGGGCATGGTATCTGCGCCGTCGAAGGGATCGGCTGCCTACCTGGGGATAGGTTCTAGTATCATGGCCGGGCTGGTGGTCATCTTGGCTGCCGTCCGTTACCGGCAGACGCGCTACCAGATTAACCAGGGTACGTACCGGCACTCGCTTACTGCCGACATGTTGCTGGCTGCCATGCTACTTCTAGTTACGATACTGGTAATCATTTTCCTGTTTCATTTTTGCTATCAACTTCTATCAAGTAGCGATAAAAGCGACAGCAAAAGCAGTTCACGCTCTCCGAGAGGCCGGGCATCCCCACCTGCCCGGCTGACGGGGCAGGCGGACCGCGGGCTTCTGGAGTCCCGCCCGAAACAGTGA